One window of the Rhizorhabdus dicambivorans genome contains the following:
- the hisF gene encoding imidazole glycerol phosphate synthase subunit HisF: MTVRVRVIPCLDVAGGRVVKGVNFVDLADAGDPVEQARVYDAAGADELCFLDITASHEGRGTILDVVARTASVCFMPLTVGGGVRTPEDARALLLAGADKVAVNSAAVARPELCAEMAERFGAQCVVGAVDARNVGPGRWEIYTHGGRNPTGIDAVEHAKRLASLGAGEILLTSMDRDGTRDGYDLALTRAVSDAVSVPVIASGGVGNLGHLVDGVVKGGASAVLAASIFHFGQHSVAEAHAALREARLPVRA; encoded by the coding sequence GCCGGCGGCCGGGTGGTCAAGGGCGTCAACTTCGTCGACCTGGCGGACGCCGGCGATCCGGTCGAGCAGGCGCGGGTCTATGACGCGGCCGGCGCCGACGAGCTGTGCTTCCTCGACATCACCGCCAGCCATGAAGGGCGCGGCACCATCCTCGACGTCGTCGCGCGCACGGCATCGGTGTGCTTCATGCCGCTGACCGTCGGCGGCGGGGTGCGAACCCCCGAAGACGCGCGCGCGCTGCTGCTCGCGGGCGCCGACAAGGTCGCGGTCAACTCGGCCGCCGTGGCGCGGCCCGAACTCTGCGCCGAGATGGCCGAGCGGTTCGGCGCGCAGTGCGTGGTCGGCGCGGTCGACGCGCGCAATGTCGGCCCCGGCAGATGGGAAATCTACACCCATGGCGGCCGCAACCCGACCGGTATCGACGCGGTCGAGCATGCGAAACGCCTTGCCTCGCTGGGCGCGGGCGAAATCCTCCTCACGTCGATGGACCGCGACGGCACCCGCGACGGCTATGACCTGGCGCTGACCCGGGCGGTGTCGGATGCGGTATCGGTCCCGGTGATCGCCAGCGGCGGCGTCGGCAATCTCGGCCATCTGGTCGACGGGGTGGTGAAGGGCGGCGCCAGCGCGGTGCTGGCCGCCTCGATCTTCCACTTCGGCCAGCACAGCGTCGCCGAGGCGCATGCGGCGCTGCGCGAAGCGAGGCTGCCGGTCAGAGCGTAA
- the gor gene encoding glutathione-disulfide reductase → MAEFDYDLFVIGAGSGGVRASRVAAAHGAKVAVAEEHRVGGTCVIRGCVPKKMLVYGSHFAEDLHDAARFGWQLGETSFDWKVLRDNVNADVDRLEGLYTNTLDNNKVEMFRERATISGPNEVTLASGRTVTAKFILVATGAWPVIPKVPGAEHGITSNEVFYLDELPKRVVIAGAGYIANEFAGIFHALGSKVTVVNRSDQILRGYDEQIRDRLFQISTQKGIEFIFNASFEKIEKQDDGSFCVHFKDHEKCDTDLILFAIGRSPKIEGLGLEKVGVELNEKGAIIVDEDNRSTVPSIYAVGDVTDRVQLTPVAIREGQAFADTVFGNKPHRVDYDMIPSAVFSNPPMAGVGLTERQAREQYGSPKIFTSDFRPMRNVLAGKAERSLYKLVVHPESDVVLGIHMISPDAPEILQAAAIAVKAGLTKAQFDQTVALHPSMSEELVLMK, encoded by the coding sequence GTGGCCGAGTTTGACTATGATCTGTTCGTGATCGGTGCCGGATCGGGCGGGGTGCGCGCCTCGCGCGTCGCGGCGGCCCATGGCGCGAAGGTGGCGGTCGCGGAGGAGCATCGGGTCGGCGGGACCTGCGTGATCCGCGGCTGCGTGCCCAAGAAGATGCTGGTCTACGGGTCGCACTTCGCCGAGGATCTGCACGACGCCGCCCGCTTCGGCTGGCAGCTGGGCGAGACCAGCTTCGACTGGAAGGTGCTGCGCGACAACGTCAATGCCGATGTGGACCGGCTGGAGGGGCTCTATACGAACACGCTCGACAACAACAAGGTCGAGATGTTCCGCGAGCGCGCCACCATTTCGGGCCCGAACGAGGTGACGCTGGCCAGCGGCCGCACCGTCACCGCCAAGTTCATCCTGGTCGCGACCGGCGCCTGGCCGGTGATCCCCAAGGTTCCCGGTGCCGAGCATGGCATCACCTCCAACGAGGTCTTCTATCTCGACGAACTGCCCAAGCGGGTGGTGATCGCGGGCGCGGGCTATATCGCCAACGAGTTCGCCGGCATCTTCCACGCGCTCGGCTCCAAGGTGACGGTGGTCAACCGCTCGGACCAGATATTGCGCGGCTATGACGAGCAGATCCGCGACCGGCTGTTCCAGATCTCCACCCAGAAGGGGATCGAGTTCATCTTCAACGCCAGCTTCGAGAAGATCGAGAAGCAGGACGACGGCAGCTTCTGCGTCCACTTCAAGGACCATGAAAAGTGTGACACCGACCTGATCCTGTTCGCGATCGGCCGCAGCCCGAAGATCGAGGGACTGGGGCTGGAGAAGGTCGGCGTCGAGCTCAACGAGAAGGGCGCGATCATCGTCGACGAGGACAACCGCTCGACCGTGCCATCCATCTATGCGGTCGGCGACGTCACCGACCGTGTCCAGCTCACCCCGGTCGCGATCCGCGAGGGGCAGGCCTTCGCCGACACCGTATTCGGCAACAAGCCGCACCGCGTCGATTACGACATGATCCCGAGCGCGGTGTTCAGCAACCCGCCAATGGCCGGCGTCGGCCTGACCGAGCGCCAGGCGCGCGAGCAATATGGATCGCCCAAGATCTTCACCTCGGACTTCCGGCCGATGCGCAACGTCCTGGCCGGCAAGGCGGAGCGGTCGCTCTACAAGCTGGTGGTCCATCCCGAGAGCGACGTGGTTCTGGGCATCCACATGATCAGCCCCGACGCGCCGGAGATCCTGCAGGCCGCCGCGATCGCGGTGAAGGCCGGGCTGACCAAGGCGCAGTTCGACCAGACGGTGGCGCTCCACCCGTCGATGTCCGAAGAACTGGTCCTGATGAAGTGA
- a CDS encoding [protein-PII] uridylyltransferase, with amino-acid sequence MATKFDLLPQRRAIIDRRAVADGLAALLPGSNDTAALRAGGTVILKAALDEGRAEIARRLAGTPTRGSEIAAAYAFLTDQMIRLIYDFTVERLYPINNPSAAERLTLMAVGGYGRGEMALHSDVDIAFLTPWKQTSWSEQVIESMLYSMWDLGLKVGHSSRSLDDMIRMAKGDLTIRTALLEGRFVWGDEALYDEASALFNRDVLRGTARAFVTEKLAERNERHKRMGDSRYVVEPNLKEGKGGLRDLHTLFWIGKYVYQVRSVPELVDKGLLTKAELRQFQKAENFLWAVRCHLHIVAGRPEERLTFDVQPEIARRMRYAERPGKSAVERFMQYYFLMAKQVGDLTAIFLAHIDETFAGRGRRFGLPTLRRKPSKLDGFLLERGRLAIPSDDFFAQDPVRLLQMFAIADRHGLEIHPLAMRAAGRDARLIDNVVRRDRQANAYFMDVLTSRNTPETVLRWMNEAGVFGRFVPDFGRVVAQMQFDMYHHYTVDEHSIRAIGLLNQIEKGELAGDHPLASKLLPGIVQRRVLYTAVLLHDIAKGRGGDHSVLGAEVAEKLCPRFGLSPAETETVAWLVRYHLVMSDTAFKRDLSDFKTILDFAERVQSPERLRLLFALTIVDIRAVGPGVWNSWKRQLLSDLYEAAEEVLRLGHKQTGRRERIDAKQAQLRDRLGWDEARFAKYVTRFPEAYWVAESVDILEGNARLIETSDAAAKPLSITAAPDPDRGATLVSIYAGDHPGLFYRIAGAIHLAGASVIDARIHTTRDGMAIDNLLVQDPFGQPFEGDDRMKRLSIAIEDALANRARLVDRLLAKPHARPRADAFSIEPAALIDNRASNRYTVIEVNARDRPALLYALAHALFQAKVMIHSAHIATYGERAVDVFYVADLTGDKITSASRLKTLERLVVDAAAGTPARKAA; translated from the coding sequence ATGGCCACGAAGTTCGATCTGCTTCCCCAGCGTCGCGCGATCATCGATCGGCGGGCGGTGGCGGACGGGCTGGCCGCGCTGCTGCCCGGAAGCAACGACACCGCCGCGCTGCGCGCGGGCGGCACCGTGATCCTGAAAGCGGCGCTCGATGAGGGGCGGGCCGAGATCGCGCGCCGGCTGGCCGGTACGCCGACGCGCGGTTCGGAGATTGCGGCGGCCTATGCCTTCCTGACCGATCAGATGATCCGGCTGATCTACGACTTCACGGTCGAGCGGCTCTATCCGATCAACAATCCCTCGGCCGCCGAGCGGCTGACCCTGATGGCGGTCGGCGGCTATGGCCGGGGTGAGATGGCGCTCCATTCGGACGTCGACATCGCCTTCCTGACCCCGTGGAAGCAGACCAGCTGGTCCGAGCAGGTCATCGAATCGATGCTCTATTCGATGTGGGACCTGGGGCTGAAGGTCGGCCATTCGAGCCGGTCGCTCGACGACATGATCCGCATGGCGAAGGGCGATCTGACGATCCGCACCGCGCTGCTCGAAGGCCGCTTCGTGTGGGGCGACGAGGCGCTGTATGACGAGGCGAGCGCGCTGTTCAACCGGGACGTGCTGCGCGGCACCGCGCGCGCCTTCGTCACCGAGAAGCTGGCCGAGCGCAACGAGCGCCACAAGCGGATGGGCGACAGCCGCTATGTGGTCGAGCCCAACCTGAAGGAAGGCAAGGGCGGCCTGCGCGATCTCCATACGCTCTTCTGGATCGGCAAATATGTCTATCAGGTCCGCTCGGTGCCCGAGCTGGTCGACAAGGGGCTGCTGACCAAGGCCGAACTGCGCCAGTTCCAGAAGGCCGAGAATTTCCTGTGGGCGGTGCGCTGCCACCTCCACATCGTCGCGGGGCGGCCCGAGGAGCGGCTGACCTTCGACGTCCAGCCCGAGATCGCCCGGAGGATGCGCTATGCCGAACGGCCCGGCAAATCGGCGGTCGAGCGCTTCATGCAGTATTATTTCCTGATGGCGAAGCAGGTCGGCGACCTCACCGCCATCTTCCTGGCGCATATCGACGAGACCTTCGCGGGGCGCGGCCGGCGCTTCGGCCTGCCGACGCTGCGGCGCAAGCCCAGCAAGCTCGACGGCTTCCTGCTCGAACGCGGGCGGCTGGCGATCCCGTCGGACGATTTCTTCGCCCAGGATCCTGTCCGCCTGCTGCAGATGTTCGCGATCGCCGACCGGCACGGGCTGGAAATCCATCCGCTCGCGATGCGCGCCGCCGGGCGCGACGCGCGGCTGATCGACAATGTGGTCCGCCGCGACCGCCAGGCCAATGCCTATTTCATGGACGTGCTCACCTCGCGCAACACGCCCGAGACGGTGCTGCGCTGGATGAACGAAGCGGGGGTGTTCGGCCGCTTCGTGCCCGATTTCGGCCGGGTCGTGGCGCAGATGCAGTTCGACATGTACCATCATTATACGGTCGACGAGCATTCGATCCGGGCGATCGGGCTGCTCAACCAGATCGAGAAGGGCGAGCTGGCCGGCGATCATCCGCTCGCGTCCAAGCTGCTGCCCGGCATCGTCCAGCGGCGCGTGCTCTACACGGCGGTGCTGCTCCATGACATCGCCAAGGGGCGCGGCGGCGATCACAGCGTGCTGGGTGCCGAGGTTGCCGAGAAGCTCTGTCCGCGCTTCGGCCTGAGCCCGGCCGAGACCGAGACGGTCGCCTGGCTGGTGCGCTATCATCTCGTCATGTCGGATACCGCCTTCAAGCGCGACCTGTCCGACTTCAAGACGATTCTCGACTTCGCAGAGAGGGTGCAGAGCCCGGAGCGGCTGCGCCTGCTGTTCGCGCTTACCATCGTCGATATCCGCGCGGTCGGCCCGGGGGTGTGGAACAGCTGGAAGCGCCAGCTGCTCAGCGACCTCTACGAAGCGGCGGAGGAGGTGCTGCGGCTCGGCCACAAGCAGACCGGGCGGCGCGAGCGGATCGATGCCAAGCAGGCCCAGCTGCGCGACCGGCTGGGCTGGGACGAGGCGCGCTTCGCCAAATATGTCACCCGCTTCCCCGAGGCCTATTGGGTGGCCGAGAGCGTCGACATACTGGAAGGCAATGCCCGGCTGATCGAGACGTCCGATGCGGCCGCCAAGCCGCTGTCGATCACCGCCGCGCCCGATCCCGATCGCGGCGCGACCCTGGTCAGCATCTATGCCGGCGACCATCCCGGGCTGTTCTACCGCATCGCCGGCGCGATCCACCTCGCCGGCGCCAGCGTGATCGACGCGCGCATCCACACCACCCGCGACGGCATGGCGATCGACAATCTGCTGGTGCAGGATCCGTTCGGCCAGCCCTTCGAGGGCGACGACCGGATGAAGCGTCTGTCCATCGCGATCGAGGATGCGCTGGCCAACCGCGCCCGGCTGGTCGACCGGCTGCTCGCCAAGCCGCACGCCCGGCCGCGCGCCGACGCCTTCTCGATCGAGCCCGCCGCGCTGATCGATAACCGTGCCTCGAACCGCTATACGGTGATCGAGGTCAACGCCCGCGACCGGCCGGCGCTGCTCTATGCGCTGGCGCACGCGCTGTTCCAGGCGAAGGTGATGATCCACTCGGCGCACATCGCCACCTATGGCGAGCGCGCGGTCGACGTCTTCTATGTGGCCGACCTGACCGGCGACAAGATCACCAGCGCGAGCCGGCTCAAGACGCTGGAACGGCTGGTGGTCGACGCGGCGGCCGGGACGCCGGCCAGGAAGGCGGCTTAG
- a CDS encoding DUF983 domain-containing protein, translating to MPETQTEWPKLEPIQTGIRGRCPRCGQGRLFQGLLKLAPGCDHCGLSYDFADPADGPAFFVICFGCVPAVTFALMLEIWFSASLLTQLLVSGPILLITCILPLRPLKGWLVCSQFFFKAGEGRIDRPWSPYGAGGPRVMPPKR from the coding sequence ATGCCCGAAACCCAGACCGAGTGGCCGAAGCTCGAACCGATCCAGACCGGCATCCGCGGCCGCTGCCCGCGCTGCGGCCAGGGGCGGCTGTTCCAGGGGCTGCTGAAGCTCGCCCCCGGCTGCGACCATTGTGGCCTCAGCTATGATTTCGCCGATCCCGCCGACGGCCCCGCCTTCTTCGTGATCTGCTTCGGCTGCGTGCCCGCCGTCACCTTCGCGCTGATGCTGGAAATCTGGTTCAGCGCCTCGCTGCTCACCCAGCTTCTGGTCAGCGGGCCGATCCTGCTGATCACCTGCATCCTGCCGCTGCGTCCGCTGAAGGGCTGGCTGGTGTGCAGCCAGTTCTTCTTCAAGGCGGGCGAGGGACGGATCGACCGGCCGTGGAGCCCCTATGGCGCCGGCGGCCCCAGGGTGATGCCGCCCAAGCGGTAG
- a CDS encoding aminotransferase-like domain-containing protein: protein MQSWLDHLGDHSGPKYLAIADAIEQAVRTGTLRPGERLPPQRELAAQLGVDLTTVTRAYGMAREAGLIEGAGRLGSYVRNAAGLPPADLSGDSGMIMPPQPGFALLGDAMHRGMAALLRAGGQSPLLQYQPTGGALRDRQEAAAAYIARGMATGADQVVIAAGGQNALHAILASALERGDRIAAPRITYPGLIAAARQLGLGIDPVAADTGGIDPDAVQAAAVAGAKAIYVVPTNDNPTTATLDLERRLWLAAIVRRHGLTLIEDDAYGLLPAKPLPPLAAFAPERSWHIASVSKIVSPALRVAHVRAPDAALAARLAGDIHAATVMAPPLNAALVTHWLREGSFADLIAQVRAEGIARQRLVAPLLAGLDHAAHPEGYHLWLRLPGGAPRPAELTARLRPLGLSIVAGERFAVDPAGMQPALRISIGGAIGHERLRRAIEGLRALL from the coding sequence ATGCAAAGCTGGCTCGACCATCTCGGCGATCATTCCGGTCCCAAATATCTGGCGATCGCCGACGCCATCGAACAGGCGGTGCGGACCGGAACGCTGCGCCCGGGCGAGCGGCTGCCGCCGCAGCGCGAACTCGCGGCGCAGCTTGGCGTCGACCTCACCACCGTCACCCGCGCCTATGGGATGGCGCGCGAGGCGGGGCTGATCGAAGGGGCCGGGCGGCTGGGGTCCTATGTCCGCAATGCCGCCGGCCTGCCGCCCGCCGATCTCAGCGGCGATTCGGGCATGATCATGCCGCCCCAGCCCGGCTTCGCGCTGCTCGGCGACGCGATGCACCGGGGGATGGCCGCGCTGCTGCGCGCCGGGGGCCAGTCGCCGCTGCTGCAATATCAGCCGACCGGCGGCGCGCTGCGCGACCGGCAGGAGGCCGCCGCAGCCTATATCGCGCGCGGGATGGCGACCGGGGCGGATCAGGTGGTGATCGCGGCCGGCGGGCAGAATGCGCTGCACGCGATCCTGGCGAGCGCGCTGGAGCGGGGCGACCGCATCGCCGCGCCGCGCATCACCTATCCGGGGCTGATCGCCGCCGCCCGCCAGCTGGGGCTGGGGATCGACCCGGTCGCGGCCGACACCGGCGGGATCGATCCCGACGCGGTCCAGGCGGCGGCGGTCGCGGGGGCGAAGGCGATCTATGTCGTGCCGACCAACGACAATCCGACGACCGCGACGCTGGACCTCGAACGGCGGCTGTGGCTCGCCGCGATCGTGCGCCGGCACGGGCTGACCCTGATCGAGGATGACGCCTATGGCCTGCTGCCGGCCAAGCCTCTGCCGCCACTCGCCGCCTTCGCCCCCGAACGGAGCTGGCACATCGCCAGCGTCTCCAAGATCGTCTCGCCGGCGCTGCGCGTCGCGCATGTCCGCGCGCCCGATGCCGCGCTGGCCGCGCGGCTGGCCGGCGACATCCATGCCGCGACGGTGATGGCGCCGCCGCTGAACGCCGCGCTCGTCACCCACTGGCTGCGCGAGGGCAGCTTCGCCGACCTGATCGCCCAGGTCCGCGCCGAGGGGATCGCCCGGCAGCGGCTGGTCGCGCCGCTATTGGCCGGGCTCGACCATGCCGCCCATCCCGAAGGCTATCATCTCTGGCTGCGCCTGCCCGGCGGCGCGCCCCGCCCGGCCGAACTGACTGCGCGGCTCCGCCCGCTCGGCCTGTCGATCGTCGCGGGCGAGCGCTTCGCGGTCGATCCGGCGGGCATGCAGCCGGCGCTGCGCATCTCGATCGGCGGCGCGATCGGCCATGAACGGCTCAGGCGCGCGATCGAGGGGCTGCGCGCCCTGCTCTGA
- a CDS encoding outer membrane protein produces the protein MKYLVAAALVAAGLSAPASAADDSVTYRIEAHGGWDRVTVGGGGEDGALYGIGIGIDIPVSATAFIGFEGNADLSSVKECVSFTNPPFFGRVCDQAKRDLSAVARLGANIGGGLKLYVLGGYTNARIRETSTVIFGGFGGPITTVTSGSANGDGWRAGAGAEVKLGGSAYTKLEYRYSNYEGGFQRHQIVAGLGLGL, from the coding sequence ATGAAATATCTTGTGGCAGCCGCGCTTGTGGCGGCTGGTCTCTCGGCGCCTGCCAGCGCGGCCGACGACAGCGTGACCTATCGGATCGAGGCACATGGCGGCTGGGACCGGGTCACGGTCGGCGGCGGCGGCGAGGACGGAGCGCTCTACGGCATCGGCATCGGCATCGACATACCGGTGAGCGCGACCGCCTTCATCGGCTTCGAGGGCAATGCCGATCTCAGTTCGGTGAAGGAATGCGTCTCCTTCACTAATCCCCCCTTCTTCGGACGTGTCTGCGATCAGGCAAAACGCGACTTGAGCGCGGTGGCAAGGCTGGGCGCCAATATCGGTGGCGGGCTGAAACTCTATGTGCTCGGCGGCTATACCAATGCGCGGATCAGGGAGACCTCGACGGTCATATTCGGCGGCTTCGGAGGTCCGATCACCACCGTGACCAGCGGGTCCGCCAATGGCGACGGTTGGCGTGCCGGCGCGGGCGCCGAGGTCAAGCTGGGCGGATCAGCCTACACCAAGCTCGAATATCGCTACTCGAACTATGAGGGCGGATTTCAGCGCCACCAGATCGTCGCGGGTCTCGGGCTCGGCCTCTGA
- the mutS gene encoding DNA mismatch repair protein MutS, producing the protein MMAQYLALKAEAEDCLLFYRMGDFFELFFDDARAASACLDIALTARGEHLGEPIPMCGVPAHSAEGYLARLIKAGHRVAIAEQTESPAEAKKRAGSKALVGRAIVRVVTAGTLTEEALLDARAANWLVAVASAGQGADRRLGIAAADISTGRFEIAALPPSGLDAELARLDAAEIIIPEGFEEDPAGAVRWPRDHFDSVRGEERLKRLLGVATLDGFGAFTRAELAAAGALIAYLERAGQGSLPFLQPPRRRVVADHMMIDAATRESLEITLAQSGMRKGSLLDSIDRTVTGAGARLLGADLSAPLTDIAAIEGRLDLVALFGGDAALRDRLRGALRALPDIGRALGRLVAKRGSPRDLGQLRDGLDQARALHLMLERAEPMPALLGDLLPRLVGHEALVDLLRRALVATPPIDAAQGGYIAEGYDPALDGLRGQGGEGRKAIAALEARYRAETGIASLKIRHNGVLGYHIEVQAKHADPLMAADSGFTHRQTLAGVVRFNAPDLHEQAMMVGQSGAHALAAEAAHLEELIGAALSRTAEIAATADALARLDVAAGLAERAAEGGWTRPHFEAANNCFDVKGGRHPVVEAAVAASGQRFVANDCSLGEQERLWLVTGPNMGGKSTFLRQNAAIAILAQAGSPVPATSARLGIVDRLFSRVGASDNLARGRSTFMVEMVETAAILAQATERSFVILDEVGRGTSTYDGLAIAWAVVEAVHDMNRCRCLFATHYHELTRLAERLDALSLHHVRAREWKGELVLLHELADGPADRSYGIAVAKLAGLPPPVLGRAKEVLKKLEAGRAATGGLAAGLDDLPLFAAAAQLEEAPPDPLRSAVEGIDVDALSPRDALDLLYKLKAIARDAS; encoded by the coding sequence ATGATGGCACAATATCTGGCTCTGAAGGCGGAGGCGGAGGATTGCCTGCTCTTCTACCGGATGGGCGATTTCTTCGAACTGTTCTTCGACGATGCCAGGGCGGCCTCGGCCTGCCTCGACATCGCGCTGACCGCGCGCGGCGAGCATCTGGGCGAGCCGATCCCGATGTGCGGCGTCCCCGCCCATTCGGCCGAGGGCTATCTGGCGCGGCTGATCAAGGCCGGCCACCGCGTCGCCATCGCCGAGCAGACCGAGAGCCCGGCCGAGGCGAAGAAGCGCGCGGGTTCCAAGGCGCTGGTCGGCCGCGCGATCGTGCGGGTGGTGACGGCGGGAACCCTGACCGAGGAGGCGCTGCTCGATGCGCGCGCCGCCAACTGGCTGGTCGCGGTGGCATCGGCGGGGCAGGGGGCCGACAGGCGCCTCGGCATCGCCGCCGCCGACATTTCGACCGGGCGTTTCGAGATCGCGGCGCTGCCCCCCTCGGGCCTCGATGCCGAACTGGCGCGACTGGACGCCGCCGAGATCATCATCCCCGAGGGGTTCGAGGAGGATCCGGCGGGCGCGGTGCGCTGGCCGCGCGACCATTTCGATTCGGTGCGGGGCGAGGAGCGGCTGAAGCGGCTGCTGGGCGTCGCCACGCTGGACGGCTTCGGCGCCTTCACCCGGGCCGAGCTGGCGGCGGCCGGCGCGCTGATCGCCTATCTGGAGCGGGCCGGGCAGGGGAGCCTGCCCTTCCTCCAGCCGCCACGCCGCCGGGTCGTCGCCGATCATATGATGATCGACGCGGCGACGCGCGAGAGCCTGGAGATCACCCTCGCCCAGTCGGGCATGCGGAAGGGGAGCCTGCTCGATTCGATCGACCGGACGGTGACCGGCGCGGGCGCACGGCTGCTCGGTGCCGATCTTTCCGCGCCGCTCACCGATATCGCCGCGATCGAGGGGCGGCTCGATCTGGTCGCGCTGTTCGGGGGCGACGCCGCCCTGCGCGATCGGCTGCGCGGGGCGCTCAGGGCGCTGCCCGACATCGGCCGCGCGCTCGGCCGGCTGGTGGCGAAGCGCGGCTCTCCCCGCGATCTCGGCCAGCTGCGCGACGGGCTCGATCAGGCACGCGCGCTCCATCTGATGCTGGAACGCGCGGAGCCGATGCCGGCCTTGCTGGGCGATCTTCTGCCGAGGCTGGTCGGCCATGAAGCGCTGGTCGATCTGCTCAGGCGGGCGCTGGTCGCGACGCCGCCGATCGACGCGGCGCAGGGCGGCTATATCGCCGAGGGCTATGACCCCGCGCTGGACGGTCTGCGTGGCCAGGGTGGCGAGGGGCGCAAGGCGATCGCGGCGCTGGAAGCGCGCTACCGCGCTGAAACCGGCATCGCCTCGCTCAAGATCCGCCACAATGGCGTGCTCGGCTATCATATCGAGGTGCAGGCCAAGCATGCCGATCCGCTGATGGCGGCGGATTCGGGCTTCACCCACCGCCAGACGCTGGCCGGCGTGGTGCGCTTCAACGCGCCCGACCTGCACGAGCAGGCGATGATGGTCGGCCAGTCGGGCGCCCATGCGCTGGCGGCCGAGGCGGCGCATCTGGAGGAGCTGATCGGCGCGGCGCTGTCGCGCACCGCGGAGATCGCCGCCACCGCCGATGCGCTGGCGCGGCTCGACGTCGCGGCCGGGCTTGCCGAGCGCGCGGCCGAAGGCGGCTGGACCCGGCCGCATTTCGAAGCCGCCAACAACTGCTTCGACGTCAAGGGCGGGCGGCATCCGGTGGTCGAGGCGGCGGTGGCGGCGAGCGGGCAGCGCTTCGTCGCCAATGATTGCAGCCTGGGCGAACAGGAGCGGCTGTGGCTCGTCACCGGCCCGAACATGGGCGGCAAATCGACCTTCCTGCGCCAGAATGCGGCGATCGCGATCCTGGCGCAGGCGGGCAGCCCGGTGCCGGCCACCAGCGCGCGGCTGGGCATCGTCGACCGGCTGTTCAGCCGGGTCGGCGCATCGGACAATCTGGCGCGGGGGCGATCGACCTTCATGGTCGAGATGGTCGAGACCGCCGCGATCCTGGCGCAGGCGACCGAGCGCAGCTTCGTGATCCTCGACGAGGTCGGGCGCGGCACCTCCACCTATGACGGCCTCGCCATCGCCTGGGCGGTGGTCGAGGCGGTGCACGACATGAACCGGTGCCGCTGCCTGTTCGCGACCCATTATCACGAGCTGACCCGGCTCGCCGAACGGTTGGACGCGCTGTCGCTCCACCATGTCCGCGCGCGGGAGTGGAAGGGCGAACTGGTGCTGCTCCACGAGCTGGCCGACGGCCCGGCCGACCGCAGCTACGGCATCGCCGTCGCCAAGCTGGCCGGCCTGCCGCCGCCGGTGCTGGGCCGGGCGAAGGAGGTGCTCAAGAAGCTGGAGGCCGGGCGCGCCGCGACCGGGGGCCTTGCCGCCGGGCTGGACGACCTGCCGCTGTTCGCCGCCGCCGCGCAGCTGGAGGAGGCCCCCCCCGATCCGCTGCGCAGCGCGGTCGAGGGGATCGATGTCGACGCGCTTTCGCCGAGGGACGCACTCGACCTGCTGTACAAGCTCAAGGCGATCGCCCGGGACGCCTCATAG